The region GAATGTCCAACCTATTCATTCAGATAACGTTTACTGTCTCAGTTCCTGGGCATTGCATGTTTAACTGCCTGGTTGGTATTTCATGCAGGTAACAACACACCTGCACTGCATTTTAGGCTGGCAGGGCTGTTGCATTGAGTTTTGTAGGTAATAATACTTGGCAGCAAGGCTGTGACTGCGTCTCTACGACTACTTATTATTGCGAAAGTCTTGAACGATCTCTTTCTAACCAAGTTAGCCTTCCAGACCTCGGTCATCAAGTGTCGAAATGCAAAGACAGAATGGCTCTACATTTGATGAACTCTTTTCAAAATACCCGTCGGTGGTAACTCGCCATTTAAAGGATCTTTTacgctgttgttgctgttgtcgcAGAAGAGTTGACAAAGAGAAGTCCGCAAGCAGTCATTTCTGCAACCGCAGCATGTCCACAGATACATATCCACCGCCCAATTCTACTGGAGGGGGGTGGAGAAtcattttatatatagtctggtgcactgcatttttaggCCTGTCGAGGGGTGGACGTGGCTGTGAGACAAGGCTGCACGGCTGTGCCAATGAAACATTGACTCTTCGTATTGAGGCCATACTGGTTACAATGATTTTGTTCAGACTAGCCTACATAAAGTACAGTAACTTGATAAACGGGTCCCGAATATCTGTCTCGTCTACCTCGCAACACCAAACTTGTTGAGCAAAGGATCCTTCAACAGTCTATCCAAGCAAGTCccctcaacgccaacaagaAGCTCCATCCCCCCATCCGGCAGCACAGGAAGCACCACCTGGGCCCCGTTGATACAGCCCACATTCGGCACTCTCACGGCATCAATCTTCCCGCCCAAGAGAGTCCCCCAATCCAACCCATAAAGctcaaacccaacccacGAGGTCAACACACAGTTAAAGCCAGGAACATCCAAAAACGCAGTCGGAACCAGTCTATCCACGTCCTCTAACTTCTCAACAAGAGACACAACATCATCCGTGAACTCGCCATCAGCACGCAGAATCGCCTCGCGGATCTGAACCGCCAGGTCCGCCAGATTCAGCTCGGACAGCATCTTCCGAATCGGCGTCGAGACAGCCACGTACTCGAGGAAACAGCCGAGCGTATTCGGGTGCACTTTCGGGTTCGTGCGCTGTCGTCCGTCAATGGCGATCCCGAATGTCGACACAGGGTCTCCCTCTAGTGTATCCAGCGGCGACTGAACCGCCATGACCGTGCGCCAGATGAGCGCAGATAAAGCATCATTCGTCGAGATCCACGACTGCCCACTCACTGTCGTAGCATTAGCCGGGGCCGCCTCGGCCTTGAGCGCCGCCAGAGACTCCGGCGAGAAGTAATACACCTGCCCCCTGTGACTCTGCGAGAGCATCTTCGGCGGCGCCCCCGGCGGCGTGAACGGGAGATGGGTATACTCCGGGTGGTTCTCCAGCTTCCCTTCATTATGCCCGAGCGGTTTCGAGATCTGGGCTCTGTCCTTCCATAGATCCTCTGATAGTTGCGCGGGTTCTGTGACTTCGAGCCCCTGCGCACGACGACATCCCTCCGCCCATAGCTTTGTCCATGTATAGAATGACGTCCCGTCGCCGGCCATGTGCAGGATACACCATGTCAGCAGGAGTCCGCCTGGGATGAAATTCGCCTGTACGAGGGAAACAGGCAGTCTCTCGCCGGCGGTTGGCCACACGGAGCGACGGCAGAGAGTATCGGCGTCGAACGCGGAGACGGGGAAGTGGTTCGATTTCAGGTCGGCGTAGGTTGATTCAAAGGAAGTGCGCAGGTCCTTGACGACGATCTTTGCGCTGTCCTCGTTTCGGCCGTGGAATTTCAGCACGCCTGCTTGTTTGGCGTCGGGGTCTGGGATGGCTTCGCTGCTGACTACGGGGATGCGCTGGGTGAGGGCGTCGTATCCGGCTTGGATTACGCGGGAGACTTCGGAGAGGTCGTAGTTGTCTGGGAGCTGGAAGGGGAAGACATAGCGCAGGTAGCCCTTGGGTCCGATGCGCTCGAGGGCTGTGAGGTCTTGGATAGGGACGGGGGAGGCCATGTTGAGTCTGCAGTGCGACTCGGCGAggtgggagttggagagaaTTGTGGTGGGTCAGGGGAGGTACTTGTTATATGGCCTACATCTATAGACTAGACTAGAAATTGGTTTCAGCAGTAATTTCATCGGCAGCAGTCCGTCCacttatactatactagtcATACTCCGTTCTACGCGTTCCTTAGGGCCGCATCCTCTCGAGACACAACCTCTCAGTCAAGACACCGACTCGTCCAAGCGAATGCTCTCTATACCCGATCATGACTCTTTTGAATTATTTAATGCCATCATATTCGCTCAATCGTATTCTGAGCCTGCCAGGTCCATCCTATTCCTGGTCTCCTAGATGCCGTCTCGGGATAACCCCCACTGTCTACTCCACCTGTCAAGCCTGTCACCGTAAGCCAACAAAATAAGGCGTCGTCGTTGGTCCGTTCTCTGACAGTCTAACGGCCGGACTCTGCTAGCGAATCCTTCGCCATAACCATGGTTCCTGCCGGCGTTGTTACCGTCGGCGAACGCGGCACACCCAGCAACCTGGTGCCATGTTTTCCAGGATCAGCACTGGCTTCAATTTTCGTCAGTTAAACGGCCAGGTCCATGCGCCGGTGCTTGTTTTTGGCCCCATGGCCCATATTGCCAAATGTCATGGCAATGGCATGTTTCCCTTCCTGAATCAGGAACAGATTCTCATGCCTCCCCGAGTCCCCATTGCAGCGGGCCTGATCCTTAGTGGTGATGCCCTAAGAGTCAAGCGTCAAGACCGGATCAACTCTCCAAGAAACGGTCCAGCTCCACTGAGTGGCAGGATAACGGCTGTCATCGCTTGATTTAAGTCTGAACCCATGTCCATCCTTCTCATTGACATACGCACGCACCTGCTGCTAATGTGATGACTGACCCTGCCATCCTCGCGGCCTTTGGGCCTCCCCCTGCCAATGTCAATCTGGCGGAAAGCAGCGTGAGGGTCAACAACGGCGCAGTAATTGGGCTTCTCTGTGCGTCTTTTGTGCTTGTCATTTTGCGGTTTATTGCGAGGTTGACGCTCCGCAATCCGCTTCTTGCTGACGACTGGGCGATTATTGCGGCATTGGTAAGTTTTTGATAGTAACGGCTGGTGCAGTAGAGTGCTGACTCGTACAGTGCTGTATAGGCGCGACAACTGGATTGAGCGTTTCAGGTGAGTTTCCACTCCGAATGTTATGAGCTATTGAGTAACAGTCCGGTAGGCAGCTTCGTGGGCGCAGGGAGACACGTGTGGGCCGTCTCATTAGACGATTTGATGAAGCTATACAGAGTCAGCACATAACCCTATTTACAACCAACTCCCACTAACCAGCATTCGTATAGTTCCTCTTCTCGTACACCTTCATCTACGGCGCAGGCTGCACCTGCACCCGagtctccatcctcttcttctaccGACGCATCTTCTCCCCGCTCGAAAAACCGCTGAAaatcgccctcctcttcgccagctTCATCACGATCGCATACCCCCTCATCATCTGGATCACAATGGCCAACGCCTGCAAGCCCCTCAGTTTCTTCTGGACCCAGTTCAGCGGCAAGACCAATGGCAAAtgcatcaacatcaaccagTTCTTCCTGGCACTGGGGATCCTCAATATGCTGAACGACTTTATTATCCTCGCGCTGCCGTTTCCCCGGATTATCAAGCTGCAGATGAcgctgcagaagaaggttgcTATTTGCTGTATCATGGCTGTAGGGATTTTGTACGTCCAATCTACCATCCTCAAACCTACCCAGTATTATCTCGAAACTAACTTGATCTTGATATGAATAGCGTCTGCGTCGCAAGTATCCTCcgcatccacttcctcaGCCTCTTCATGAACACCGCAGACGTAACCTACCTCATGGGCCCCGTTTTCATCTGGTCCACCATCGAGCCCTCCGTCGCAATCGTCTGCGCGTGCCTCCCCCACCTCGCGCCCCTCGCCCGCATCGCC is a window of Aspergillus puulaauensis MK2 DNA, chromosome 4, nearly complete sequence DNA encoding:
- a CDS encoding uncharacterized protein (COG:S;~EggNog:ENOG410PNEE;~InterPro:IPR023213,IPR003480;~PFAM:PF02458;~go_function: GO:0016747 - transferase activity, transferring acyl groups other than amino-acyl groups [Evidence IEA]); this translates as MASPVPIQDLTALERIGPKGYLRYVFPFQLPDNYDLSEVSRVIQAGYDALTQRIPVVSSEAIPDPDAKQAGVLKFHGRNEDSAKIVVKDLRTSFESTYADLKSNHFPVSAFDADTLCRRSVWPTAGERLPVSLVQANFIPGGLLLTWCILHMAGDGTSFYTWTKLWAEGCRRAQGLEVTEPAQLSEDLWKDRAQISKPLGHNEGKLENHPEYTHLPFTPPGAPPKMLSQSHRGQVYYFSPESLAALKAEAAPANATTVSGQSWISTNDALSALIWRTVMAVQSPLDTLEGDPVSTFGIAIDGRQRTNPKVHPNTLGCFLEYVAVSTPIRKMLSELNLADLAVQIREAILRADGEFTDDVVSLVEKLEDVDRLVPTAFLDVPGFNCVLTSWVGFELYGLDWGTLLGGKIDAVRVPNVGCINGAQVVLPVLPDGGMELLVGVEGTCLDRLLKDPLLNKFGVAR
- a CDS encoding uncharacterized protein (COG:S;~EggNog:ENOG410PNI8;~TransMembrane:7 (o29-48i60-84o104-127i139-159o187-208i220-241o261-281i)) — its product is MTDPAILAAFGPPPANVNLAESSVRVNNGAVIGLLCASFVLVILRFIARLTLRNPLLADDWAIIAALCCIGATTGLSVSGSFVGAGRHVWAVSLDDLMKLYRFLFSYTFIYGAGCTCTRVSILFFYRRIFSPLEKPLKIALLFASFITIAYPLIIWITMANACKPLSFFWTQFSGKTNGKCININQFFLALGILNMLNDFIILALPFPRIIKLQMTLQKKVAICCIMAVGIFVCVASILRIHFLSLFMNTADVTYLMGPVFIWSTIEPSVAIVCACLPHLAPLARIATRSISSSFRSRRSTGKGTGTGTRGSGGRALESDHHHHHHKGGNILGNRGQPFQYGFNFNRLDSSKSKDQGLDDDEIGLTNYVTAGNDTASIAPDGRAVKGEITVKSSFVQSSTRDGL